The following are encoded together in the Glycine max cultivar Williams 82 chromosome 8, Glycine_max_v4.0, whole genome shotgun sequence genome:
- the LOC100817755 gene encoding arabinogalactan protein 41, which yields MAGAAPKQLFGFGVVAMLATLILALFMPAAVQAQSASPAPAPTSDGTSLDQGIAYVLMLLALVLTYIIHSP from the exons ATGGCGGGTGCTGCTCCCAAACAATTGTTCGGATTCGGAGTTGTGGCGATGCTCGCCACTCTCATTCTTGCTCTCTTTATGCCCGCCGCTGTTCAGGCTCAATCCGCATCCCCTGCACCTGCACCTACTAGCGACG GGACCTCCCTTGATCAAGGGATAGCATATGTGTTGATGCTGCTGGCTCTGGTACTCACATACATCATCCATTCGCCCTAA
- the LOC100776453 gene encoding ethylene-responsive transcription factor CRF2, producing the protein MASSSIKHTHHLNRTKLFMKEETLLKKKHHYPKIIRIRVTDADATDSSSDDDEPSMSSTRRRVKNFVNEITIQGGGGGGGDVNVVSKKRRFKSGAGAPLCRRKTGAKKFRGVRQRPWGKWAAEIRDPSRRVRLWLGTYDTAEEAAIVYDNAAIQLRGADALTNFITPPPENRKTGYCSGEESRNNDDLRSPTSVLGRCSVSEEAVTANDVFGGSSECEYSCVSESVFPIPNEVVFDFESTLDMFDEGINNVVAETSIFLAEDLDLGFTSWHRECDNFQDIGGDLFVWDPLVAL; encoded by the coding sequence ATGGCTTCATCTTCCATCAAACACACTCACCACCTTAACCGCACAAAACTCTTCATGAAAGAAGAAACCCTtttgaaaaagaagcatcactaTCCCAAAATCATACGAATACGTGTCACCGACGCCGACGCTACCGACTCCTCCAGCGACGACGACGAGCCCTCCATGTCCTCCACGCGCCGCAGAGTAAAAAACTTCGTCAACGAAATTACCATCCAAGGCGGCGGCGGTGGTGGTGGCGACGTTAACGTTGTTTCTAAGAAAAGAAGATTCAAGTCCGGTGCCGGAGCTCCGTTATGTCGGCGGAAGACGGGGGCGAAGAAGTTCCGGGGAGTGAGGCAGCGGCCATGGGGGAAGTGGGCGGCGGAGATAAGAGACCCGTCGCGCCGCGTCCGGCTGTGGCTGGGAACCTACGACACCGCCGAGGAAGCTGCCATTGTGTACGACAACGCGGCCATTCAGCTGCGTGGCGCCGACGCGCTCACCAATTTCATAACGCCGCCGCCGGAGAACAGAAAAACCGGTTACTGCTCCGGCGAGGAGTCTCGCAACAACGACGACTTGCGTTCCCCCACTTCGGTTCTTGGGCGCTGTTCGGTGTCCGAGGAAGCTGTAACTGCAAACGACGTATTTGGAGGCTCTAGTGAGTGCGAGTATTCATGCGTTTCGGAGTCAGTGTTTCCTATTCCTAACGAGGTGGTGTTTGACTTTGAAAGCACGTTAGATATGTTTGATGAAGGGATTAATAATGTTGTGGCAGAGACTAGTATATTCTTGGCGGAGGATTTAGATTTGGGTTTTACGAGTTGGCATAGAGAGTGTGATAATTTCCAAGACATTGGGGGGGATTTGTTTGTTTGGGATCCTCTTGTCGCTCTTTGA